One genomic segment of Mangifera indica cultivar Alphonso chromosome 6, CATAS_Mindica_2.1, whole genome shotgun sequence includes these proteins:
- the LOC123219619 gene encoding phospholipase A1-IIgamma-like yields MSNWKELSGENNWSGLLKPLNKSLCDNLIHYSKRIEAVYDTVGQSVANPLSYGQPTYEEKDLFSKVGLEHYTMNNYVYGKSTFDFIDNAIPRSWFGFVAVATDEGKKHLGRREILICWRGTVTIMDWVKNLHFNQISASPILGEHTGDACVHAGFFSIYMSARDQVLSAVKKLVKQYEHEEISITVTGHSLGSAFAILTAVDIVANGYNSNSSSSSMPDAMVTVFAFSSPKIGNSDFVNVFNKFDNLHLLHIRHNLDIVPRVPPTSNYSTMGTVLNITYTSYTIKDFLRPTITSISEMVIRFHILKNLHVAIEKQQEKKFRFSSLVPVQQLTLFPTQPILKKILPQQITVLPMGDTLALAILSFLTMNLKNYLM; encoded by the exons ACAAAAGTCTTTGCGacaatttaattcattataGTAAAAGAATTGAGGCCGTTTATGATACGGTCGGGCAGAGTGTAGCAAATCCTCTCAGTTACGGGCAACCCACATACGAAGAAAAAGACTTGTTTTCTAAGGTTGGCTTGGAGCATTACACCATGAACAACTATGTTTATGGTAAGTCGACATTTGATTTCATTGATAATGCTATCCCACGTTCATGGTTTGGCTTCGTGGCCGTGGCCACAGATGAAGGGAAGAAACACTTAGGAAGGAGAGAGATTCTGATTTGTTGGAGAGGAACAGTGACCATCATGGATTGGGTAAAAAATCTCCACTTTAATCAAATCTCGGCTTCACCAATTTTGGGCGAACACACTGGAGATGCTTGTGTACATGCAGGGTTTTTCTCTATCTACATGTCAGCTAGAGATCAG gtTCTTTCCGCAGTTAAGAAACTGGTGAAGCAGTATGAACATGAAGAGATCAGCATCACAGTAACAGGCCATTCTCTGGGAAGTGCTTTTGCTATATTGACTGCCGTTGACATTGTTGCCAATGGCTATAATTCTAACTCTAGTTCCTCTTCAATGCCTGATGCCATGGTAACAGTCTTTGCTTTTTCAAGTCCCAAGATTGGAAACTCAGACTTTGTGAACGTGTTCAACAAGTTCGACAATCTTCATCTCTTGCACATAAGACACAATCTCGACATTGTTCCTAGAGTTCCACCCACTTCTAATTATTCAACAATGGGAACTGTGTTAAATATCACCTACACCAGTTACACAATAAAGGATTTTTTACGCCCTACTATCACCTCTATCTCTGAAATGGTGATCAGGTTtcacattttgaaaaatttacatgTGGCAATTGAAAAACAGCAAGAGAAAAAATTCCGATTTTCGTCGCTAGTACCCGTACAACAGTTGACGCTGTTCCCCACACAACCCatcttgaagaaaattttgCCGCAGCAGATCACGGTGCTCCCCATGGGAGACACGTTGGCATTGGCGATATTGTCATTCTT